The Flavobacteriales bacterium genomic sequence GCCCCTAGGAATGCTCGCAGCGCCTCTCTTCTTTTGCCGCAATCCACTACAAGATTACCCCCATTCAATTGCCGGAGGGCCAGTATACCTTGCTGATCGCAATTAAAACCATTTGCGGTTTGATGCACGGGAAGGCGGCAAGGTGTTCCTTCCGGCGTAAGACGGAAATCACGGGATCCATCGTTCATCCCGGTTGATAGCCACAAGTTTCGCAAGTGGCAAAGAATGGTGACAGCGCGGAGGCCTCAGGTTGAATGTTCTATTCTCCGCATTGCTTCACCGATCAGGAGACCATCCGCTCTACCAGGCATCATGATGGTCATACTGATCCCTTTGCCATTTGTAACCATTCCAAACCCGTTCTCGGCCAACCGGCCGGCGAACGGGTTTGCTGTTTCCGGAAACAGACACAACCGGAATTGGTATATTGGCTCCATGAAAAAATTCTATCATAAGGAAGACATCACCATTCAATGGGATCCTACGCTATGTATACATAGCGGCATATGCGCCCGTGGCCTTCCGTCGGTGTTCAGGCCGGGAGAACGCCCCTGGGTCACAACTGAACATGCCGGCAAGGAAGACATCATAAAACAAGTAAGAAAATGCCCTTCAGGGGCCTTAACCCTCATCAATCATGGAAAACAAGAAAGGTAAAGCAACCGGTATCGGTGGCATTTTTTTCAAGTGCGAAAATCCGGATGAAATGAAAAAATGGTACGGCGATCATTTGCGGCTGAATGTGAATGAATACGGATCACTCTTTGAATTCAGATCCGCCCGTAACCCCGAGAAGAAAGAATACCTGCAATGGAGTCCCTTCAAAAAAGACACCACCTACTTCCAGCCTTCGGAAAAAGAATTCATGCTGAACTACCGGGTGGAAAACATCGAAGCGCTGGTAGAAGAACTCCGGCAAAACGGTGTAACGATCTGCGATGAAATCGAGTCGTACTCATACGGAAAATTCGTACATATACTGGATCCCGAAAACAATAAAATCGAATTATGGGAACCGGTTGACGAAGTATTTACAGAAACACAGGAAGGACAAACGACACAGTCCTAAACGCATCAGCCCGTAACCACCGAACAACTTCCGACAGGACACATCCAGGAAAGTATTTATATATATATTCCCCGTCAAAACCGTAACCCCGTTTTCATGTCATGGAACAAAAACCGCTTGATTCACCGGAATTCACAAGTACCAACCCGAATACGGAACTTTCTCTGAGTACCGTAGCCGCTGATCACCTGAAAAGAACCGCCAAATGGGCCCGTTTCCTTTCCATCCTCGGCTTTGTTTTCATCGGCCTGATGGTGCTTGTCGCCTTTTTTGCCGGTGGAATGATGGCCCTCGCAACTCAGGGAATGGTGAACTCCAGTGTTGTCACCATCATCTATCTTATGATGGCCGCGTTCTGCTTTTTCCCAGTTTATTTTTTGTTCAGTTTTTCAAGCAAAACCCTGAGGGCCGTTGACTCATACGATGCAACGGAACTGGGAGAAGCACTCTCCAACCTTCGCAGATACTTCCAGTTCATCGGCATTCTGGCTGCCATCTATCTCGGATTTATGGCCATCGTCATTCTCTTCAGTTTTCTTGGCGGCATGATGTCTGCAGCATTCTAATCTACTCACGCAGCATGTGCTTCGATGACCTGCCGGAGTTGTCCGGCAGGCATCACACCTGATTGTTTCCAACGCACTTGCCCCTCCCGAAAGAGAATCAGCGTCGGAACACCCTGCACACCATAAGCCATGGCTGCTTGCGGATTTTTATCCACATCCACTTTCAGGATCGTCAACCGGTCACCCATCTGAGCCTTCAGATCATCCAGGATGGGTGCCATCATCTTGCATGGTCCGCACCATGTGGCATAAAAATCCACCAATACCGGTTGTGATCCCTTGATCAGTTCATTGAAAGTTGCCATATCGTCACTCCTTTCTGTTTTGTCTTTGATGACTTTCACAACATCGCATTCACCTGATGCCATCCGCCACCGTTCTCACATTCCACACCGTGGCGACGCAACAGGGATGCTGCCTGACCACTGCGCATGCCCGATGCACAGCACACCACCACCGGCTTGTTAAGTTTCTTGATCTTTTCCACATGCCCTTCCAACGTATGTAATGGAATGTTCCTGGAGCCGGCCACATGCCCACCCCTGTACTCATCCACACTGCGAACATCAATAACCACGGCACCATTGGCCAGCATTTCCTGCACCTTTTCAGAAGCACCACCGCCTCCGAACAACATATTAAGAATTCCCATATCTGTAGTGTTTATTTGGTTGTTAGATTTTATTCTTCAAGCGGATAATGGCATTCGCTCCATCCATGTCTTAATGCGATTACCCAGGTCATACACATGGCGCCCCGGAAAAGCCCGCTCCAGGATACTCGTCCCGATGGCCGACCTGTAGCCACCGGCACAATGCACCACCACCGGCGCTTCACCATTGACTTCCTTCACCCTTTCCCTGAGTTCCGACAAGGGTATGTTCACCGCATGCGAGAATACAGGACCGGCAGCGTGTTCACCTTCCTGGCGTATGTCTATTATGACATAGTTGCCATATGCATCTTCAAAAGCATCGTGTTCCAACTCGCTCGAAATGACACCCTCCATCTCCGATACCACCATCACGCCTTTTACCAGGGCGTCATATCCGATAGACGCCAGCCTTGCCAATGCTGCCTTCCGGGACGATTCTTCCTCAACAACAAGGTAGAACTTTTCGTCGGGGGCCACCACCGCTCCGACCCATGTTTCAAACTTGTCGGTTGCACTGTAAGGCACGTTCAATGCCCCCGGCATGTGGCCCGATCTGAATTTCGATGCGGGCCTGGCATCCACCACCAATACATCCGGCTTCCATCCAGGCTGATATGCAACCACGGGAATCCAGGCGAAATCAGGCTTCAGATCCGGGGCACCATCTTTATTCAGGCGCACATCATACCCGAAGTATTTCGGAATGAACGGTTGTCCTTCCAGCAAAGCCTTGACAAAATCATCCTCACTCATTTCCTGCATGGACCAGTTGGAAACACGTTCCACTCCGATGGTGCTGCTCAATTGATCGCTCAGGTTCTTGCCGCACAATGAACCCGCCCCATGTGCCGGATAAACTTTCACATCATCGCCAAGTTTCAGAAAACGATGGTGCAGGGTATGGTACATCATGCGGGCCAATTCTTCCCTCCGGGCGGTAAGATTCCCGGCATTCTCGCGCAGGTCGGGACGACCACAATCTCCAATGAACAAAGAGTCGCCGGTAAACACCGCCTCGTCTTTTCCTGCCTCATTCACTGCCACCAGGCTGATGCTGTCCGGGGAATGACCGGGTGTGTATAATACCCGTATTGTGACTGCTCCCAGGGGAACCACTTCCCCATCGCCAACCTTGATGTGCGGATATCCCGCCCCAAGATCCTGATGAACATAAATGCCAGCTCCTTTCTCTTTGTGGATCTGAAAGTGACTGCTTACAAAATCAGCATGTGGATGCGTTTCAAAAACCTTGGTGATCTTCGCACCATGATTCTGAGCGAATGTATAGTACGGTTGCGGATCGCGGCCCGGATCAACCAACGCCACTTCTCCATTGCTCAAAATGGCGTAGGAAGCATGTGCCAGGTTCTTATCGTAAAATTGATGTATGGTCATTTGAACAGGAATTATCTGGTTTGAAAAAACATTTTAAGGGCGATGGCAACCAACAGGACGGCAAAGCCCTTGCGGAGTGTTACCGCATCTACCTGCA encodes the following:
- a CDS encoding (4Fe-4S)-binding protein, which codes for MKKFYHKEDITIQWDPTLCIHSGICARGLPSVFRPGERPWVTTEHAGKEDIIKQVRKCPSGALTLINHGKQER
- a CDS encoding VOC family protein, whose amino-acid sequence is MENKKGKATGIGGIFFKCENPDEMKKWYGDHLRLNVNEYGSLFEFRSARNPEKKEYLQWSPFKKDTTYFQPSEKEFMLNYRVENIEALVEELRQNGVTICDEIESYSYGKFVHILDPENNKIELWEPVDEVFTETQEGQTTQS
- the trxA gene encoding thioredoxin, translating into MATFNELIKGSQPVLVDFYATWCGPCKMMAPILDDLKAQMGDRLTILKVDVDKNPQAAMAYGVQGVPTLILFREGQVRWKQSGVMPAGQLRQVIEAHAA
- a CDS encoding rhodanese-like domain-containing protein, whose amino-acid sequence is MGILNMLFGGGGASEKVQEMLANGAVVIDVRSVDEYRGGHVAGSRNIPLHTLEGHVEKIKKLNKPVVVCCASGMRSGQAASLLRRHGVECENGGGWHQVNAML
- a CDS encoding MBL fold metallo-hydrolase — protein: MTIHQFYDKNLAHASYAILSNGEVALVDPGRDPQPYYTFAQNHGAKITKVFETHPHADFVSSHFQIHKEKGAGIYVHQDLGAGYPHIKVGDGEVVPLGAVTIRVLYTPGHSPDSISLVAVNEAGKDEAVFTGDSLFIGDCGRPDLRENAGNLTARREELARMMYHTLHHRFLKLGDDVKVYPAHGAGSLCGKNLSDQLSSTIGVERVSNWSMQEMSEDDFVKALLEGQPFIPKYFGYDVRLNKDGAPDLKPDFAWIPVVAYQPGWKPDVLVVDARPASKFRSGHMPGALNVPYSATDKFETWVGAVVAPDEKFYLVVEEESSRKAALARLASIGYDALVKGVMVVSEMEGVISSELEHDAFEDAYGNYVIIDIRQEGEHAAGPVFSHAVNIPLSELRERVKEVNGEAPVVVHCAGGYRSAIGTSILERAFPGRHVYDLGNRIKTWMERMPLSA